CGGTCCTTCGCGCACGATCATTTCACGCACCCGCTCCAGAGCAGTGATGTCGCCTGCCACGTCGATGATCAACTCATTGGCAAAGCTGCGTACGCGCCCTGCCTGACCCTTACTGTCGCCACGCGCAATGACGCTCGACACATCATCCGCCGTAAGCCCCAAGGCCGCGGCCTTCATCGGATCAAGCGTGACGAGCACTTCTTCTTCGGGAGCACCAAAGGTTTCGACCTGTTTGGTGCCAGACAGGCTGCGGATGTCATCGGCAAGGCTCTCGCCAAACCGCCCCATGATCGTCAGCGGGACCTCTGCGTGAGTGGCTGACAAGGCCATGATCGCACCGAAGGTTCCCGCACCGTCTGACGAAAAATCCGGTGTCTGCACCCCTTGGGGAAAATTCGCCTCCGCATCGCCTAAAGCATCGCGAATTTCCGACCAGACCTGCTCGATACGGTCATCCGCCAATGTGTCGAGGAGATCGACCTGCACGATGGACACGCCCGTGGCCGAGGTTGAATTGATTTCATCCACCTCGGGAATTTCGCGCAGGGCGTCTTCGATTTCAGCCGTAACCAGTGTTTCAACACGCGCGGGGTCTGCACCGGGATAGGCGGTGGTGATATTGGCAAAGAGATTGGTAATCGTCGGGTCTTCCTGCCGCCCGATCGCAAGCAAGGACGACAACCCAGCCGCTATGATGACCAGAAGAACAAGAGCAACTATACGCGGTTGGCGAAACGTCAGCGTTTCCATCAGCTTGTCTCATCCAGAATGCGTATACTCTGACCCTTGACGACCCGGTGCGGACCATCGGTGATATAACGTGTGCCTTCAACAAAAGTGCCGCGCACATAGGCCCGCTCGCCATCCGAAAACAACACTTCTACGGCCTCGTTCTGCACGGTCGCAGGGGTACTGTCCTTGACTGTCATCAAGCGCCACAAACCTCGCGGGGCATCCTGGAGTGCTCCGAGTGGCACCCAGGCGCCGCGTTCCACCACATGTTGTTTCATCACAAGCATGCCAGTGTCTCGCAGCGGCGGAAGGTCATCCCCGGCGATATTGAACAGTACAGTGCGCGTTCGGGTCGCGCTATCCAGTTCTGGCAGGATCGAATCGAATGCCAGCTCAAATGCGTCTCCGTCAAAAATGACCTGGAATTCGGTTTGCTCTGACAGCGCGGTGACCATGCCCGGGGTCAGCCCGACGCGAAATTGCTGCCCATCGGTTTCAACAAGGGACAGTATCGCCTGTCCCGCGCCTACTGCGCCACCTGTATCCACCAGACGTGTCGACACCGTGGCCTCAAAAGGCGCACGCAGTTCAGATTTTTCCAATTGCAATGTGATGGATACAAGGCTCGCGTCTATTTCCGCGATGCGGGCTTCGAGTTCGGTAAGGCGCAACGCGACATTGTCCACGGCTTGCTTTGAAGCAAAGCCGCGGTCCTTGAGTTCGGTTTGTCTCTCAGTTGTGCGCCGGGCAAGTTCCGCCTGAGCTTCAAGTGCGCGCCGGACCGCTGTCAGCCGGGTGTGTTCAGCGCTGATCAGGCGGGTATCCAGACGCGCAATCAGGGCTCCGGCTGCAAGAGTGTCGCCTTCATCTACCGCCAGCAGGGCAAGCGTTCCGCCCTGTTCAAAGGCCATGGTAGTCCGCTGCGCCGCCTCGATCTGGCCCGGGAACCGGCGCGTGACCTTGTATCCGTTCTCGAGTCTCAACTGGGCGGTTGCAACCTGCATCGGGAGCGTCTCTTGCGGCGCAATTACTTCTGCGGCGCGCTGAGCAAGCCCGCTTTGGGCCGTGATGATCAGCCCGACGGCAAGCCCGACCACCAAAAGGGTGCAGACGAGCGTCACGCCTTGTCGTAAGATGCGACGCCAAAGGGGTTTGGTCGGAACGATAGTCGACATTGCCTGAGCCTCACTTGTGAAGTAAGTGTCACTTACATATGTTACAGGCTATAACTTAATCAAGCGCAAAGGAGCGTTTTTTGTCTGATAATTCGCCCGCCGTTCAGGATCGGCGCACCACATACCATCACGGCGATTTGCGCGGGCACCTTCTGAGCGTGGTCCGTGATTTGGTGGAACTACATGGTCCTGAAGGGTTTTCTGTCGCAGAAGCCGCGCGTCGCGCAGGGGTCAGCACGGCGGCTCCGTATAAACACTTCAAAGATCGCAACGATCTGTTGAATGCGCTGGTGTCTGACGCGATGGACCGCTTAGCGCTCCAAATGGCGCAGGAA
This genomic interval from Paracoccaceae bacterium contains the following:
- a CDS encoding efflux RND transporter periplasmic adaptor subunit, which translates into the protein MSTIVPTKPLWRRILRQGVTLVCTLLVVGLAVGLIITAQSGLAQRAAEVIAPQETLPMQVATAQLRLENGYKVTRRFPGQIEAAQRTTMAFEQGGTLALLAVDEGDTLAAGALIARLDTRLISAEHTRLTAVRRALEAQAELARRTTERQTELKDRGFASKQAVDNVALRLTELEARIAEIDASLVSITLQLEKSELRAPFEATVSTRLVDTGGAVGAGQAILSLVETDGQQFRVGLTPGMVTALSEQTEFQVIFDGDAFELAFDSILPELDSATRTRTVLFNIAGDDLPPLRDTGMLVMKQHVVERGAWVPLGALQDAPRGLWRLMTVKDSTPATVQNEAVEVLFSDGERAYVRGTFVEGTRYITDGPHRVVKGQSIRILDETS